The genomic interval TTCTGGTCATATACGGTTGTATAGTTATCCGAATCATTGATACCCAGAGAATCTATGGCATACTTCCGGATCTCCTGAATCAGGGTGAGTTTACGCTTGAGTGAATCAGGAAAAGCAGGATCAGCCATGTATTCTTGCAGCGGCCGGGCATTGTAAATAATCCGTAATTGCCCGTAGCCTTGCCCAATTCCATACCAGACCAGTTCATACTGCCAGATCACCAGCAAGGCTAGAATAATCAGAATGGTATAAATAATCTTTTTAATCACTTTCCAGAGGTTTAACTTTCTTTAACAAAAAATTCTGCCGGTAGGTTATATAAAATCCGTGCGAAAACTCAAAAGTACCCATAGGCAGGTTATACACAGGTTCTATTCGTAACGTAAAAACCAGGCCATTCATTATTTTAAAATCCTTCATCAACCGGATAATTAGCAGTTCCCGGTCTGTTTCATGGTAAGGTAAGGTATCTGCTGGCTGTGCAAGTACTCTGGGATTAGGTTTTTCTGGTTTTTCATCCGGATCAGGAGGGGCAATACTGATGCGGGGCGGAAATACAGCCACCGATTGATACAGATTTCCTCCCTGCCAGGAACGGAAACGGTTCGCCTGCCAGTATGAAGCCATAATTTCCAGCCATTTGCTTTCCAGCGACATATTTAAATACAGGCCACTGCCATATGCATATATATTCACTTTCCGGGAAGAGAAATCCTGAAACCAGGTTGCGTAGGCATCCATTCTGATCTTGCGGATGTTTGTGCTTGAACCTAGTAAATGCTGGCTACTGATTCCCAGCGCTCCGTTAAACCAGTTGGTTAGATTATTGGCATATTGTCCGATTTGTCCGCCCCGGTGGAATATCTGGATTTGCAGCGGACTTTCCAGGACAAAATTATTCTTTCTCACCCAGGTAAAGGCTCCGGAAAATCCTACAGAAATTTCTTCCTGAAAAGGCGAATCTTTATAAATCATCCGCAGCCAGTCTACCCAGAGATCAGCCCGTATCCTTTTTTTATTATATAAGAATTGCAGGCCATTTTCCTGGCGCTTGTTGATGATCCGTTCAAAATCTAATAAAGGTTCGATTAGCTGGTGAGTTAAGGCTCCTTCCAGGGTTCCGAAAATAAGGGCAAATGAATCTTTCTGGTATTTCAGGCTAAACGTGGGTTCAAAACTTGTATAGGAAGGGTTGCCAAAATCTTTCCAGGCAAAAACGCCAGCTCTCAGTTTCATATGGGCAGAAGGCTGATAGGTCAGTTCGGGATGGAGCTGGTAACCGAACAAGGTATACCCGGGTACAATATCGTTGAAATATTCATTGTTTTTAAAGAAGCTGAAGGAATGCACAGACAGGTTCAATCTGTTTTCATGAGCCGGCTGGAGGGTATCGTAAAAAGTAAATGCACTGTTATTCAGTTGCGCAAACCCCTGGCAAAAGAGCAGTACATACAAGCAAAAAAAAGCCGCAAAGGTAAGACGCATGTCAGGAAAAGAGCTGGTAAAAGGCAGGATTTTTAAGGCCCGAAAGATAGTTTTTTTGCATTACTTCAGGCAAAAAAGATCACAATATTTACGCATAAAATCTATTAGTTTCGGGAAAAAGTGCGTAACTTGTTACCTCAAAACTAATAGTAAAACCAGTAAATTTAACACAAAAACTTTCAAAATGACTGATAAATCAGCAAAGTTAAAAGCCTTACAGACCACCATTGAAAAGCTGGACAAAACATACGGTAAAGGTACTGTGATGAGGTTAAGCGACGAAAAAATAGTAGATATTCCTGCTATTTCTACCGGCTCCCTGGGCCTGGATATCGCTTTAGGAATTGGTGGCTTGCCCAGAGGCAGAGTTGTCGAGATATATGGCCCTGAATCTTCCGGTAAAACTACGCTTACCATGCATTGCATTGCCGAAGCGCAGAAAGCCGGTGGCCTGGCTGCTTTTATTGATGCAGAACATGCTTTCGACCGGACCTATGCACAAAAATTAGGCATTGATACCGAAAACCTGTTGATTTCACAGCCTGATAATGGAGAGCAAGCACTTGAAATTGCTGAACACCTGATCAGTTCTGGTGCTATTGACATTATTGTTATTGACTCTGTTGCTGCCCTGGTTCCCCGTGGTGAACTGGAAGGTGAAATGGGCGACAGTAAAATGGGTTTACAAGCCCGTCTGATGTCACAGGCCCTGCGTAAACTGACCGGCACGATTAATAAAACCGGCTGCTGCTGTATCTTTATTAACCAGTTGCGTGAAAAAATCGGTGTGATGTTTGGTAACCCCGAAACCACTACCGGTGGGAATGCCCTCAAATTCTATGCTTCGGTTCGCCTGGATATCCGCCGTATCGGACAAATCAAAGAAGGGGCAGATAACATTATTGGTAACCGTACCAAAGTAAAAGTGGTTAAAAATAAAGTAGCTCCTCCTTTTAAAGTGATTGAGTTTGACATTATGTATGGAGAAGGTATTTCTAAAGTAGGTGAAATTCTTGACCTGGGTGTAGAATTAGAGATTATTAAGAAATCTGGTTCCTGGTTCTCCTATGATGGCAACAAACTTGGTCAGGGACGGGATGGTGTAAAAAATATCCTGCAGGACAATCCGGAACTGATGAATGAGATCGAAAACAAAATCCGCGCTAAGATCAAAAGCGGCGATGTAGCCGTAGGTGAGGAAAAACTTGCCAAAGCTGGTGTAAAAGCCCCGGTAGAAGATTTTGAAGACGAAGCATAATTCTCTATTTTTTTAGATATATAAAAAGCCATACAAGTTTGTATGGCTTTTTGCTTTTAATGGGCCAATAGGTTTATTTCTCTATATGCTCTGTGCCTTTGCTGATTTACATCATGAATGAAATTGATGATTGTCAGTGTGATTGGTAAATAAATAAGCTAGGTTGTGTTGAGCTTTCCACTGTATAAAGCTTCTGGCAAAGACCCATACCAGCTAAAAGTCTGATCATGTTTATCAATCATTAAATAATTCGATGCACAATGATACAGCCCAATCTTCCCCTCAGAAGTGAAGTAACCACAAACAGATTTGCGTACTATACAGCCATCCTTACAACAATGGTAGCTATCGTAACTTTTGCTATCGCTATATTCACCCCACCACTATCCGGGCCTTTATGTGCAGAGGGTTGCCTGGAATATCCTTTTACTGATATTAGTTCGCGTTTTCCAAGAGATTATTTCTGGATGTACCCGGCTATAGTATTGATGGTACTTTATGTAATACTGATGGTATGCATTCACCAGCAAACGGCTGAGGAAAATAAGCTATTCAGCCAGCTTGGATTAAGCTTTTCCTTACTTTCGGCAGTAGTTCTCCTGATAGATTATTTTGTTCAAGTAGCCGTAATTCAGCCAAGCTTGGTGAATAATGAAACGGAAGGTATCGCCCTAGTAACACAATATAACTCACACGGAATTTTTATCGCCCTCGAAGAACTGGGATATTTACTCATGAGTTTTTCATTCTTTTGTGTAGTACCCGTTTTTTCAAGAACAAGCCAGCCCGGAAGATCTTTGCGGTGGGTATTTATCACAGGTTTTTTACTTACCCTGGCTTCCTTTATTATCATTTCTCTTGTATATGGCATTCACCGGGAATACCTATTTGAGATAGTCATAATCACGATCGATTATATAATACTGATTGTTGGTGGAATACTCTTAAGCAAAATATTCAAACGTGAAATACCAGCATTTAGGTGATGAGACATATACAACTGTTATCTCTCAGGATTGAAATTTACAGTTGTTGTATGGTTTGATATATTTGCAAA from Rhodocytophaga rosea carries:
- the recA gene encoding recombinase RecA codes for the protein MTDKSAKLKALQTTIEKLDKTYGKGTVMRLSDEKIVDIPAISTGSLGLDIALGIGGLPRGRVVEIYGPESSGKTTLTMHCIAEAQKAGGLAAFIDAEHAFDRTYAQKLGIDTENLLISQPDNGEQALEIAEHLISSGAIDIIVIDSVAALVPRGELEGEMGDSKMGLQARLMSQALRKLTGTINKTGCCCIFINQLREKIGVMFGNPETTTGGNALKFYASVRLDIRRIGQIKEGADNIIGNRTKVKVVKNKVAPPFKVIEFDIMYGEGISKVGEILDLGVELEIIKKSGSWFSYDGNKLGQGRDGVKNILQDNPELMNEIENKIRAKIKSGDVAVGEEKLAKAGVKAPVEDFEDEA